tgaccgtttgtgatggactagttggagcacccctccagggtttaatctttcggaaagccgtgcccgcagttatgtggcaacttggaatatttgttagcatccggttatagataacttgagctaatctaataaaattgccaactgtgtgtgtaaccgtgattgtccccttcggagacctctcttcgatcgggaacatgatgGGGTtacgattgacgtaagtaggtgatcaggatcacttagtgatcagctagtcatcgatcgtttgtatagaccaccttcaatacatgttctacgtaagttagtcaccctaaatgcttaggatgctgcaacctaaacactaaaccttccttacctaataacttgactagttctggcaacgaggtcatagattgttgagtccccgtggctcacagattcctataaaacaccaacaggtacacgtacgcccgacgcaggtgatcccgacggcacgcagctggcatggcagtacgacgaggagaccgaTCGCTTGTacggaactatccagaagactgaggcgtggtcgtgatcgtgggcaagcgtgcatggtagcatagtcatttctcatgttatgtagtccgtagcagaactaccttgtctgaaataatgcgtgatgtaaactctgatattatgtatgagatggcagttgaatccctaattgtcattctattattatgtatgttctatgttaccgtgcttgcgaaacgcttagatgcccttctttccaattcggggcctcgttccctaaatcggaaaggaccgcatcttagtcgttacaaagaagaaggagaaggaggaggaggagaagaaggagaaggaggacaggaccttctcctccttctcctcctggtcttctcctccttctccttcttgtcctcctcctccttctccttcttcttgatttcttcttctcctcctcctcctcctctttcttctcctctttcttattctcgttaccttattttccccaacaatgacataattaacccatatagctccaaaatgacataataagctcaaaatggcataaaaaccttggttagctcatgattattatattcttagcttgttttcctctaaaatgacataattagcccatatagctccaaaaacacataattagataatttagctccaacaagaggagaagaggagaagaaataggaaaaatgaaaagaaggaagaagaataagagaagaaggagaaggaggaggaggaggagaagaaggaggagaaggagaaggagaccttctcctccttctccttcttgatttcttcttcttcttctcctcatcctctttcttctcctctttcttattctccttaccttattttcccccaacaatgacatagttagcccattttgctccaaaatgacataataagcttaaaatggcataaaaaccttggttagctcatgaatattatattctcagcttgttttcctctaaaatgacataattagcccatatagctccaaaaagacataattagataatttatctccaacaagaggagaagaggagaagaaataggaaaatgaaaagaaggaagaagaagaagaagaagaagaagagaagaaggagaaggaggaggaggagaagaaggaggagaagaaggagaaggaggagaagacattctccttcttctcctccttctcctccttctccttcttcttctccttctactttgtttcttcttcttctccccctcctcctctttcatattatccttaccttattttccccaacaatgacataattagcccatttaactccaaaatgacataattagctcaaaaacatcatatgatgttcttcttctgacatttcttattcacattttgcagattggatgtagtacatgcatgcaagctggcattcatggagtgccttattagttctagttttcatttgagttgatgaacaatgtcgaactatatgtatatgtttctatggatgaacagtgtaaaactttgtatgttggttctttcgatatataggatgcacattgatgaactttatatgtatatcatatatgtgtggtgatgaactatatatatgtgtggtgaactatctcccctaataataaagcgaggagcgcttctgtcgtccgtcgctgGCGTTTTTGCAAAACAACCCCTCTGTTTCttcgaaatcaacccgcagtccaatAATAACTGGAGAAAACGTTTCATCGTCTGGGTCATGGCGTCCTTCCTCGCTCCTCCACCTCCCCCGCCAGCCGGAGCCCCGCCGCCGGGAGTCGTCGGATCCCGCGCCTCTCACGCCCAGCTGAGCTTCCGAGCTCGCCGTCCTGCCGCGCCGCCATCGGTCGGATTCCTTCGGCAGATCGACCGCCCCGAGCTGCCCCGAGCTCGCCTCCCGTGGAGCCCCGTCGGCCCCATCGCGAGCTGGATCTCGCCGGGTCTGGTTCGAAGGACCCCATCCGCGCCTCCTCAGCCGGTCCTGCCCGCCTCGTTGTCGACCACCGGAGCCGCGCCGGGCGCCGACGCTTCCCCGCTCGTCGCGCATCGTCGTGGCTCCCGTCATCCTCCACACCTCACTTTCCTCAGCAGAGCAAGCAACCTAGGAAACAAAGAGACAGAGAGAGGGAGCAATGGCGTCCATCATCGTGCAGGTGTCTGCCCTCCTCCTCAACCTCATCGCCTTcggcctcgccgtcgccgccgagcAGCGCCGCAGCAAGGTAAGCCCTGCACCTACACCTGCACGCCCCAGAAGCTCGCTCGCTCGCCTGATCTCGCGACCGCCCTGGCCCCGCTGATTAATCAGTTGACGCAAAATGGTGCGCAGGCCACGGTGACGTCGGATCTGGCCAAGGAGTACGACTACTGCGTCTACGACTCCGACGTCGCCACCGGCTACAGCGtcggcgcgctcctcctcctcaccgccGCGCAGGTCATCGTCATGCTCGCCAGCCGGTGCTTCTGCTGCAGACGCGGGCTCAAGCCGGGGGGCTCCCGCGCCTGCGCCCTCATGCTCTTCCTCTTCTCATGGTAAACTATTTTCTACGCTTACGTTATGTGCCTTGTTACCATGAAGCATCATTTCCTCTTCTCTGCTCCTTTGGCCGGGTTGCTTCTCCACTTCTGACATTTGTCGTGGCCATTAGTTCAGCTTTCTACTGTTACAGAACGTTTGAAATTGATTAGATCTAAGAACCCCGTGGTCTGAATTTACCCGTGGCGCTCAACCCTCACTTTAGACCTCATTCACTCACTTCAGATCTGAAGTGAGGTCGAGGTTCGGGTTCAGATTTCTCTATGTGTGTGTGTCTGATTCTGCTGCTGGTTCGTTTAATGTTGGGTTGCCTATCAATTTCAAGCTAAGAAATATGTTACGTGGTGTCTTCTGAACTAGGTGCCCGCTGTGGCCTAATTTGTTTAGCCTGGAAGGATGACAAGATCAAAATTTACCTTGCTCGGTAGTACTGTATTTGCCAAAACATTATTACCACTCAATAAAATTGATAATTATTACTAAAAAAGTAATCCAATTTTTATGTAAGCATTACATTATATTTTAAAACTTTAAAAGAAACTCCTTCCGTTCAAAAATAGATGTCTTACATTTAACATTATAATTCATATTTATTAAAATTAATGCCGCATAATGATAAAACAAGTAGGTTTTGCACTTTTTTctagcccggtgcaacgcacgggcatttgtactagtatatatatatatatgtgtgttgtgaaatatatatcatatatgtgatgtgaaatatatatatatatatatatatgtggtgtgaaataataaaaaacaaacaaaacagaagctatatgggctctttgccgtctgccagctgatggcaaagggctttgccatcagctggcggacggcaaaggtgccacatggcacccagctgtgcaccctggggggcagtagcagctggccatatagcttctttgccgtctattgACCgggtaggctgacggcaaaggggatgaggCAGGCAtatggcaaagcctccgttagaccTAACGGAGGCGTCGCGTGTCGGTTGCCGTCTGAAATTATTTGTCGACTGCTCGGTGCGAgatactgacggcaaagaagatacAATGCCGTCGTAAGCTGACGTAGAATCTTTGCCGACAGGTGTTCTCTTTGCGTCTGTGGATTAATCAATGCCTtcggtggagtcctctttgccgtGTGTTATGGCTgatgacaaagaagctgattcctgtagtataTGGCTATTGCCTAAAGAGCTGGTTGGCAGCATTTGACCAAAGATGAATAGGTGTTAGGAAGAATTACCTGGCCATCCAAAAGATTTAAGTCGATGGTGTCTACGACGGACTGATGTGGTGAGGAGCGACATGTAGAATCGAACTGTTGAATCCCTTGATTGCTAGGACATGAGCACAAAGTATAATAAACCAAATAGCACTAGTGGTGTTAAAAAAATCCTCAAAGATACTCAAGGGAAGCTTGCTATATTAAGGGAGAACCAATAtaggaaaaaaaatgaaagaattaCCAAAAGAAACAACCAGTAATATGAAACAACAGCAAACGCTATATTCGAAAAACTAAGAGTTGTCACATCATCAAGTATATTCGAAAACTAAGAGTTGTCACATCATCAAGTACATCTAACGTAAGATAACAGAAGAGGTGCAGCCTCACCGTAGAACAATCATACAAAGGGCCAGGAGTACACATCTGGAATTTCTCTTTCAGTTAACATGTACAATGTTTCAACTATTTAACCCGACATGTCTTATTTTGCTCTCATGTAAACAGATGGGAGAAACATTCATGTATATACAGAACTGGAGATACGAACTGAACTGAAGCTACCAAGGAAATCTTACTTTTAAAGTGGATGGCCTATTTATCAAAACAGAAGGGCCTCTATGCAGAACTGATaggaatatttaaccagtgttaaTGTAAAATATGAGCTTTGATTGTCGAAAAAACAGTGTAACTGATAATGAACAGTAGGACTCGGACACGTTTGTTAATTTGCCATGTATGATTTCACGTTGTTTGTCACTGACTAAAACTGACCTTCACtcttatattttttgggactgctCTTCACTGACAAAGGTTAATATGCACACCACTAAGCAAACTTGACTTCACTTAATAAAcctactagtacaaatgcccgtgcgatgCACCGGACGAAACAATTGACATAACCTACTTCATGTCCCGTTGTGCATCAGTTTTTAATATTCATTTTAACAAACATTGATAACATGATTAACCATGGGAATTTCATTATCTTTTTAATAAAAGTTAATGTTTTAGCAAAAGAACTCGTGCGTTGCAATGTGTATGAAAAAAAATTCAGGGTTTACATGATATTCGACTGTTTATCTATCATAGTGAAATAGTGAGCTTTATTTCTCAATTTGTTATTTTCTTCCTCGTCTTATCATGAATTCGTATTTATTACTTGACCACTTCAAAGATAAAATGGCCCATTAGATAGTAATGAATTTACAATGCTTGgtacttttttgttgttgtactaCCGCCAGCAGTAGGAGCACACCAACTATGCCAACACGGCTACTTCCCTTGACAATATCATTAAAGGGCGAACATGATAAGGATTAGGACATGTGAACTTGCGGGTGAGATGATATGGCGAAGGCAAGTACCCACGGGAATGGAAGTGGTGCACAGAAGGACCGAGGACATGGTCGGCGTAGGCATGACCACaagcttctctctctctctctctacctaGCATGCACGGCAAAATATGAAGCAACCACTCCTCCAGACCCATTTCGAGCAGGATGCATTGTTGTCGTATTCTTTCAACGCTTCATCCTTTCTCTCATCAGCGGCATGAAAACATCCAGACTCGAGGAATATATTGATGATTAGTTAGTCGAGAGATGAGCCCCaaatatattttccataaataaatAGTATTTCTTTTCAATATTTTTTAAACAAATCTTTCTAATATTCGAGGCACACATCTTTTAAGTACTATAACTATTAATGTATTCATAATTAAGATTAAAATATTGTAGGCTTAAACATTGATTGTATGCTAGCACAGATCGACATCTAGCTCTACCCCAAAAAAAGACATCTAGCAGCAGAGAAAACGGTGCAACATGCACTCAATCCCACCAAGAATTATTTTTCCACTGCTCAGTTCTTATCTTCTCCACCGACCACACAGTGGCACTTCTCCATCCACCATCCTTGTACGCCGCCGACAGCCGACCAGCACCACCAGACCTCCTCCCGCACCTCCGCCACAGGCCCAGCTAGCACTCGCGCGCGCAGGCTTGCCGCCAGCTAGGAGCCCATACACAACCAGCCGCACTGCAACAACTCCGACGCTCGTATGTCACCTCCCGCACCTCCCCCTCGAGCCAGACGCCTGCAGACCCTCGCCTCCCGTTCGGCGAACGTTGCCATCGCTGGCTGACCCCTGCAACTCATTCCCTTCACACTAACTCCCTCTGGATCTCCCCCTCACCTCCATGTATCTTACCTCCCACGAGGCTCCGTTCCTCTTCCCCGAGGGTGGCATGTACCTATATCCGCCTAGCGCCATAGCCATGACTCGTTCATCCGCGTTGGTGATGCACTGTCCCTGACCCATTCTCGCATcagggagggaaggaggaggggcgGTTGGAGTGAAGCCAACGCGCTATCCtcagcgaggggaggagggggaggggcggcgCGCAGGCCCATTCTCGCAtcagcgaggggaggaggaggaggaggggcggccgggaggaggaggaggggccgacGACGACCTGCGCCCGAAGCTCCCAAGAGTACGCCGTACTCGAGCCCATCGTGCAGGGAGGGGTGATTTTGTAAAAGTGAAACGTTTTTCAACTTAATAAAGGACTGCAAAGGACTGAGGGTTGATTTAGAAGAAATGAAAGGGTGTTTTCGCAAaaatgccacgacggacgaccacaaaccgtatttgctttattattagagagAGATAAATTGGCATCATCTGAGCATGTTAGAAAAGAGAGAGTACTTCCATGAGAAGTTATTTTTCTCCTTCTCACTTAAGAAACTTACATTGGCATCATCAGCATCTAACTATAGTAGACAAAAATAATCTAGTCACGATACCTAATCAGATAATCAAGTTCTCCTATGTCGTGAAGACTTAGGACAAAGATTACAAACGGAAGATAATTGAGAGTTAGTGGGTATTTACTTGTTCAACCTGCATGCCAAAGGGAATGTAGAGGTCAATAGTACTTTCTGAGATATCGATCGGTCCACCAAAAATTTCTGCAACATCCTGAATAGTTGTCTCCTCGTTCAGGGGACAATGCATATCCATAAACTCAGCTCTGCATTTTTGCCTAAATAATGTTTTGCCTGAACATAATATGTCATACACCATGTTAGCACAACAATTTGGTTTTCTTATATGCAGAGCAATGTAAACAGAAACTAACCTTAGTGAACTAAAGGTCATTTTCTAAATTTAAAAGCCAAACTATTGATTATATCCATGCTACTAAAAGAGCCAACCAGACAATCAACTATTGCATTAATAGTAGTACATTTCCATGGTATGTCCAAGCTTCAGAGAGTGACGTATCCAAAAACAGTGCCTGATAAGAGAATGTTCCTGACCCAATGTTACGCAGAAGTTCTTATTAATTGGTTAACAAATCAAACCACCTTGAAGCCCCCTGTTGTTAAAAAATCTCCCAAAAAGATGCTAGCTTATTTTCATATGCCCAGGTTACATTTCCGATAACCAAAATAATGTGCACATATCAAGCAAGACAAAAAAATAGTAGAAACATAAGATCTATATCCTGAGGCTTACTTTCGTAATTATCATTCATAGTGTGAATGTAATCTGAATGCACTTGCAACAACTTCAAGTTCATCTTCAGTAGTTTACATCAAGGTCTAGTATCATACCAAAAGAATATTTCAGACACAATACCATACGAAAATACAACATGCTATTGTATTGACCAAAAGATAGTCTAATTTAAAATTTATAAATCAAAACCATAAGGTAGTAACTTCATGGGTTATTTATCTGTGATCACATAAATATCTCAATAGCAACTGAAAAGAGGTCACCCTAAACTTCTAACCATATGTATACCGGGTCGACATCTTCGCTTCGTGCAAATCTTTGAGTCTTTTTGTGGCCATCACAACTTCTTCAGTTTTTCGCTGCAAAACTTACATGGAGCAGGCTGCCATAAATATCTTTAAGCCTCCATAGAGAAAAGAAGCATCTTCTAGGCTGATTTGATTGATTCAAGCTCCACTCAAATCCTAAACAAAATCACATGGTTTATAAAATTGTAGAGTAGTACAAGCATCTTATTAGTACTGAATGTGACAAATGAAAAGAACTAAGATGCCATACCGTCAAAGAAAGGCATACTATTTTGCAGTGCAATTGTTTCAGTGATCCTCAAGATAATAGATATGATCTGTGAAGATTTATTGCAACCCTGCAAGTAAAATAGAGCAATATCAGTTAGCTCCAAAGGATATAATCTGATAAGAGGTCTTACATTACTTAAGTAATTCATTTACGTGTAATAGAATGAAAGCAAAATTCTGATTGGGATttccaagcaagcaaacaaaatatCTGAATATGGTACAATTTATAGTGAATACTTTGCTgtgttgttttctgtttttggaagatCCCATGGATAAAGAATCATCTCCAATTTCTTGTTCATGTCCTTCAAGCTCCACACAAATTCTGAATAAAATCAGATCTCACACAATTGAGAAATAAAGGGAGGACAATATTTTCACCTTGGCTTGAACAGTCAAACTGGTCGCGGTGACGCCGCCCATGTAGAGAAGCACATTTGGACAGTGAGGGGTGTCTTCACCTGGCACTTGAATCGATATAGCCATGTAGGCACCATTTGGGGAGAAAAGCACCCAGGGAGGTCGATGGTGAGCAAGATCATGGCGGCAACGAGCAAGAGGGGATCTGGGGTCCTCCACGCCCAGCACCGCATGGCTGGCGAGCCCCGTAGCTGGAGCGCCGCCGTCCTCGCGCCTCCCACCCTTCTCGTTCCTCTCCTCGCTCTCCTCACGCCCCCACTCGACCGCGACCCCGCGTGTTGGCATCTCCGCCTCGACTAATCGCGTCACAGCCTAATGTCGTGCGACAGCCGGCCATGACCTCCGTCGCGCCGCCATGAccacgacctcctcctcctcctcctcaccctcACACATCTGCCACACCACAACCACTCCTTCTGCCGAGCACAACCGCAGCGCCAGTGACGAAGGGAGGTCGCGTGAGGACGAGGACAAGaatgatgaagaggaggaggcCAGGAGGCGTTGTTGGTCGGGAGAAGGTGGTGTTGGCAGAGTGGAGGGAACGAGGAGTTCGCGACGGCGACTGTGAGGGGATTGGGGACCGTCGTCCTGCGTCATGCCCCGATCTGACCGGTGCCGCCGCCGTCGGCCTTCTAGGAGCGAGGAGAAAAATGAGATCGAGAGCAAGGGGCGTGGGATGGGAAGGGAATAAGGAGGTGGGACAACGTGGGTACGTGGgttgctttttttcttttttttctttcaagCGAGGAGACATTTTTTCACGTATGCGTGGAATGGGTTTTTTATTGAACCATTATGTTTGGCTGTGCTAGCGACGGGTTTTTCGACTGGTTTATGGAGGGATTGAAAAAAATCGGTGGAACGATGGAAAGGCTAGGAGGGGGATCGctggaggtcgaaccatcacgacagacggcagatcccctttaatagtagagatataggtgcattaaattaaatagcaattaatatgatgatataacaaggaacccatgttagcacatggaagcaactgcatcgGCAACTAGCAActttatccaatggttaagcaagcggtaacatagccaattagaggTTTGCTAGGTTTTAGAAATGTTGAAGGTTTTAAtaacaatgttgagaggctgacatttaacaggtggtaggcagcgaggcataacaaaagaaacgagacaactagcatgacattgatagtaatggtatctttggaaatgatcatcttgtctgtgatcccgcttggaagaagaacgaatccgtgaagcagaagaatcgatgtagtcgaacggatcctcacattacggcacgcttgcgaaactctatcaagacgaagcaaactgaaataacaatcaacacacaatattcatcacggcacatgcacgatatgatgcacaacctaatataatgcatgtccatttcaattacgcaagacatggcatggcaattcacaacaatcaaacactacccattaagtgaagatcaatgcatattgacgaaactccacatttgaattacttagttcactcccatttagatacatgtcaatattaaatgttactaAACATGGCACGAGGCGAAGCACaataactacctatctagacattttaaatgaggccgaaaacgacatatagcatttccgaactgaccccacacgttaactttaAAATCTGTCCAAATCtgacctaaacatattttatgtttattaaacggcaaaacaaagtggctcACATGAAACTACACattattctagtcggtttacatatatatagctcatctccaacgaagctacggttaACTAGGTATGAATTAAACAATTTTAAACATCTTGTCACGCAAACCAACGCACACAATACggttaacagttttaaatatgcatgggagttggaaaatattaatctacgcaaaattatacacgttttacatatctatG
This genomic stretch from Hordeum vulgare subsp. vulgare chromosome 6H, MorexV3_pseudomolecules_assembly, whole genome shotgun sequence harbors:
- the LOC123404665 gene encoding uncharacterized protein LOC123404665; the protein is MASIIVQVSALLLNLIAFGLAVAAEQRRSKATVTSDLAKEYDYCVYDSDVATGYSVGALLLLTAAQVIVMLASRCFCCRRGLKPGGSRACALMLFLFSW
- the LOC123404666 gene encoding uncharacterized protein LOC123404666 translates to MPTRGVAVEWGREESEERNEKGGRREDGGAPATGLASHAVLGVEDPRSPLARCRHDLAHHRPPWVLFSPNGAYMAISIQVPGEDTPHCPNVLLYMGGVTATSLTVQAKGCNKSSQIISIILRITETIALQNSMPFFDGFEWSLNQSNQPRRCFFSLWRLKDIYGSLLHVSFAAKN